A section of the Flavobacteriales bacterium TMED191 genome encodes:
- a CDS encoding TIGR00730 family Rossman fold protein codes for MIKGRKTWKSNSQQNTWSVFKIMSEFVEGFEKLSNIGPCISIFGSARTKEPNPYYQDTVTLAEELTKKGYGIITGGGPGIMEAANKGAKKGKGPSVGLNIDLPFEQTPNQYIDYDKSIDFNYFFVRKVMFVKYAQAFVIMPGGVGTLDELFETITLIQTEKIQKIPIILYGTDYWKGLLDWMRDVVFKKEKCINQSDLDNFVLLDDIDDVIQTIDNFYKKSKFSPNF; via the coding sequence ATGATTAAAGGAAGAAAAACCTGGAAAAGCAACTCTCAACAAAATACTTGGAGTGTTTTTAAAATAATGTCAGAATTTGTTGAAGGTTTTGAAAAACTTTCAAACATAGGGCCATGTATATCAATATTTGGATCTGCTAGAACAAAAGAGCCAAATCCCTATTACCAAGATACGGTTACATTAGCAGAAGAGTTAACAAAGAAAGGTTATGGTATAATTACTGGTGGTGGTCCTGGGATAATGGAGGCTGCAAATAAAGGCGCAAAAAAAGGCAAAGGACCGTCTGTAGGACTGAATATCGATTTACCCTTTGAACAGACCCCAAACCAATATATTGACTATGATAAAAGTATTGATTTTAACTATTTTTTCGTTCGTAAAGTAATGTTTGTGAAATATGCACAGGCATTTGTTATCATGCCTGGTGGCGTTGGAACTCTTGATGAATTATTTGAAACAATTACATTAATTCAGACAGAAAAAATTCAAAAAATTCCAATTATACTATATGGAACTGATTATTGGAAAGGTTTACTTGATTGGATGAGAGATGTTGTATTTAAAAAGGAAAAATGTATTAACCAATCAGACTTAGATAACTTTGTCTTATTAGATGATATTGATGATGTCATTCAAACAATTGATAATTTTTATAAAAAATCTAAATTTTCACCTAACTTTTAA